From a region of the Arachis ipaensis cultivar K30076 chromosome B09, Araip1.1, whole genome shotgun sequence genome:
- the LOC107619053 gene encoding WD repeat-containing protein WRAP73: MEFTESYKQTGPCCFSPNARFIAVAVDYRLVIRDTLSFKVVQLFSCLDRISYIEWALDSEYILCGLYRRPMIQAWSLTQPEWTCKIDEGPAGIAYARWSPDSRHILTTSDFQLRLTVWSLVNTACVHVQWPKHASKGVSFTRDGKFAAICTRRDCKDYINLLSCHNWEIMGSFAVDTVDLADIEWSPDDSAIVIWDSPLEYKVLIYSPDGRCLSKYQAYESGLGVKTVSWSPSGQFLAVGSYDQMLRVLNHLTWKTFAEFMHPYTLRAPCYAAVFKEVDEPLHLDMSELCLSDDFSQGNNDAPEEPFRVRYEVMEVPISLPFQKPPADKPNPKQGIGLLSWSNDSQYICTRNDSMPTVLWIWDIRHLELASILVQKDPIKAAAWDPSCTRLVFCTGSTHLYMWTPSGAYCVHVPISQFAITDLKWNSDGSCLLLKDKESFCCAAVPLLPESSEYSSDD, translated from the exons ATGGAGTTCACTGAATCTTACAAGCAAACGGGTCCTTGTTGTTTCTCTCCCAATGCTCGATTCATCGCCGTAGCCGTCGATTACCGCCTCGTCATTCGGGACACTCTCTCTTTCAAG GTTGTGCAGCTGTTTTCCTGCTTGGACAGGATTAGCTATATCGAATGGGCCCTTGATTCTGAATACATTCTTTGTGGTCTGTATAGGAGACCGATGATACAAGCTTGGTCACTGACCCAACCTGAATGGACATGCAAAATAGATGAAGGTCCTGCAGGTATTGCTTATGCTAGATGGAGCCCAGATAGTCGCCACATACTCACTACGTCAGATTTCCAGTTGCGTTTGACAGTTTGGTCTTTGGTAAACACAGCCTGTGTTCATGTGCAGTGGCCAAAGCACGCCTCTAAGGGAGTTTCTTTCACGAGAGATGGGAAATTTGCAGCAATTTGCACAAGGCGTGATTGCAAGGATTATATAAATCTGTTATCTTGTCACAATTGGGAAATCATGGGCAGTTTTGCAGTCGACACAGTAGACTTGGCTGACATTGAATGGTCACCAGATGATAGTGCTATTGTGATATGGGATTCGCCACTTGAATACAAG GTTCTAATCTATTCTCCAGACGGAAGATGCCTTTCCAAGTATCAAGCATATGAAAGTGGATTGGGTGTTAAAACTGTGTCATGGTCTCCTTCTGGTCAATTTCTTGCAGTGGGTAGTTATGACCAGATGCTGCGGGTCTTGAATCATCTAACTTGGAAGACATTTGCAGAGTTTATGCACCCATATACTCTCCGGGCCCCTTGTTATGCAGCTGTCTTCAAA GAAGTAGATGAACCACTGCACCTTGATATGTCTGAACTGTGTTTGAGTGATGATTTTTCCCAAGGAAACAATG ATGCTCCCGAAGAACCCTTTAGAGTAAGGTATGAGGTTATGGAAGTTCCTATCAGTTTACCATTCCAGAAGCCTCCTGCTGACAAACCTAATCCCAAACAAGGAATAG GTTTATTGTCATGGAGTAACGATAGCCAATACATATGTACTCGCAACGACAGCATGCCTACAGTACTTTGGATATGGGACATTCGACATCTCGAACTCGCCTCAATATTAGTGCAGAAAGACCCTATCAAAGCAGCAGCCTGGGATCCATCATGCACTCGCCTTGTTTTTTGCACCGGAAGCACACACTTGTACATGTGGACACCCTCTGGTGCCTACTGTGTCCATGTCCCCATATCCCAATTCGCTATAACAGACCTGAAATGGAACTCAGATGGCAGTTGTTTACTCCTTAAGGACAAGGAATCTTTCTGCTGCGCCGCCGTTCCCTTGTTGCCGGAATCTAGTGAATACAGCTCAGATGATTGA